The nucleotide sequence CACTCATAACATACAGGCAGACAAGGCATCTTCCCACCTGGAAGTTGCGGACATAACACATAAGGCAGAGGCAGACCCGGCCTGTTCCCATCTGGAAGTTGCGGACATCGGCCCTaaaacagaggcagacagagcttGTTCCCACTTGGAGGTTGTGGAAATCACCCCAAAGACAGAGGCAGACCCGGCTAATTCACACCTGGAGGTTCAGGACATCACACCTAAGACACAGCAAGATCCAGCTTCTTCCCACCTTGCTGTGAACATCATTCGTAACAAAGAGGCAGATCTGGTTTCTTTCCACCTGAATGTTGTGGACATCACCCCTAATAGAGAGGCAgagcccatctcttccctcttggAGGTTGTGGATGTCACACCTAAAGAAAGGACTCTCAATTTGGCCGCCGTTGCCACTCTGCCAACTGACATCCAAGCAGGTGAGTAACACTGACAGGTGACGTTTGTCATGACAACTTAGTAGAACCTTTCAACTGGCCAGTGTTTAGAACCTACAGTTTGCATTTGTTTACATTCtgtccctcttttctccctttccAGAGGATGTTGCTGTGGTCATCCCAGATGTCACCCCACACGTCACCAAGGATGTGACACTGGATGTTCCATGCAGAGCTGCATGCAAAGGGAAAGTCCGGCGATTCTTTTTCAGGCTTTGGAGGGCAGTGTGCTGCTGCGCCTGCcacaaggaagaggaggaacaatATTAGTTATTCATCAGACCTTCAGAAATGGGATTGAACCATAGACCATTAAATTATTTGCATTATAATAATTGGATTCAATTCTGCTTTTCCTGTTTACTACTAAATTTCAGAACATTTCTATAAACTTTCACTTTGCAagtgtggagtaggttgtgtaaaTAAGTGGGAAACATCTCAATTTTAATGCATTTAATTATTTACCTACTacatataaaaaaataaagaaagtaCTATTTGACTACAACAGAAAACGGAGGGAGCTCAACCAACGTTGAATTGAGGTGCAACCAAAACCTTTAATCATCATAGAAAACGAAAAAGCGCAACTCTTGCGCACTATAAAAATGCATTGTTTTATTCAAGCAAGGTTAAAAGATGAACATTTTGACCAAGTCTATGACAATATGCAAGTTGTGTTTGCCCAGGAAAAGGGTGACCCAGACTCACCCTGGTTCTTGAGGGTTGCAGACAGTGAAAAGATATCATTAAGTAAATGGGACTTTTCAAATATTGAAAAAAATCTTTAATGAACATGAATTTAACTACAACTGACTTGAGGATCAGAGcatgctggctgactggctagcccTGAAGGCCCTCTGCATATAACTGTGTGGTTCATCTCAGCCAATAggttgtgtgtgttgtcttgtgGGTGTGAATCATTATGACCTCTCCCTTGGCCTGCCTGTTGGCCTGATCAGAAGGCTTGTCATCTCTTTCCTTGCTCACATGAGCAGGAGGAATGGCATCTGGGctaacctcctcctctccctactgTCTGTGTTCGACTGAGgtcactcgttctctctccctgggtgttgGATAATTCCTCCTCCACTGTGTCGGATAGTTCCTcctccactgtgtctttgtgagcttGAAGTGTGTTATCCTGTTCTGGCTACCTCTCAGGGGTGTGCACCTAAAATCTTTTTCGGTTTGTTGGGGGGTTCAGTTGTTTTGGGGAGAGTCTGAAGTTCGATCTCTAGCAATGAGTGTGGGGGCTGTCCTGTGGGGGTGTCCCCCTCCCTTTTCAACCCTCACAGTAGTTCgttcgttagctagttaacatttcacacagattgccagggtccagtaagcaactaCGTTAACAATATAACTTGAGGAACGGCAAGAAGTCATATAccagtccacccacacagacagcatcgtgaagaaggcgcagcagcacctcttcaacctcaggaggctgaagaaatttggcttgtcaccaaaagcactcacaaaattctacagatgcacaatcgagagcatcctgccgggctgtatcaccgcctggtacggcaactgctccgcccacaaccgcaaggctctgcagagggaagtgaggtctgcacaacgcatcaccgggggcaaattacctgccctccaggacacctacaccacccgatgtcacaggaaggccataaagatcatcaaggacaacaaccacccgagccactgcctgttcaccccgctatcatccagaaggcgaggtcagtacaggtgcatcaaagctgggaccgagagactgaaaaacagcttttatctcaaggccatcagactgttaaacagccaccactaacattgagtggctgctgccaacacactgacactgacacaactccagccactttattaatgggaattgatgggaatttatgtaaaatatatcactagccactttaaacaatgctacttaatataatgttgacaaaccctacattatttatctcatatgtatacgtatatactgtactctatatcatctactgcatctttatgtaatacatgtatcactagccactttaaactttgccactttgtttacatactcatctcatatgtatatactgtactcgataccatctactgcatcttgcctatgccgctctgtaccatcactcattcatatatctttatgtacatattctttatcccttcaaacttgtgtgtataagttagttttggaattgttagctagattactcgttggttattactgcattgcaGTGGCGTGCTGGGGGCTGGGCCTTCAGTGTGGTCCTTCACAGTCCCACCCGAATGaatccacctcttattaccatcattatgatgccatggctctagacactatacatttagacagaaacgcagAATAAAACCAGGCGTTGCGTCaccttgaaattgacattttttttcatagaattgcaggggaagagtacaataccttttcattgtgcagctcCCATTGCCCTACGCGCTTgttcgttgagctgtagatccactcgggtgtccccaaaagccctccaaatctcaacctggggctggaagcagtgcaaccaagaggaaagctatgaaatgaagagtataactcttactctggggaataatttaatgcatatttgtgggaaaatatatatatttaaaaatgatattctgatgatgtttaggccagcagagtaggccttgctggccctgacggcccaccactgctgcattgtcggaactagaagcacaagcattttgccacacttgcattaacatctgctaaccatgtgtatgtgacaaataaaatttgatttgatttgaatatagcGAGCTGGTTCATTTACTAACGTTAGCTTATCCGATGTAATGTtcatgctagctagccagccagctgaCTTCATTATCCAGCTAATTTTCACACCATAACACAATTAGTTGATCAGCTGAGTTGGataatgttgctcaacatttctctggcAAGATAACGCAGAGAATTCGATCCAGCTAGCAAGATACAATGCTAACAATTCCTGTTCTACCACACTTGCTCCCTCACCTCAAGCTTTCCAAAAATGCCATTGTTTTTCGGTTACAGCTCATGAAGTACGCATCAACACCCTCTCACCCCAGTCTCCGTGGTCAGGCAGCCATCTCATGTGAAGTTGGCACTGGGAAAATCCCATGTGATGAGAAACGAGGCCGAGGCTGCAAAAGGACTGAAGGAAAAGACTCCCACAGGACTTCTATGCTAAACTGTTCTGCCACAACTCTTGCGCACTCTATGTTTTATTCAAGCAAGGTTAAAAGATGAACATTTTGGCCAAGTCTATGACGATATGCAAGTTGTGTTTGCCCAGTAAAAGGGTGACCCAGACTCACCTTGGTTCTTGAGGGTTGCAGACAGTGAAAAGATATCATTAAGTAAATGGGACTTTTCAAATCTTGAATAAAAATCTTTAATGAACATAAATTTAAATACAACTGACTTGAGGATCAGAgcaggctggctgactggctagcccTGAAGgccctctgcctctacctctgtgTGGTTCATCTCAGCCAAGAGGTTGAGTGGGTTGTCTTTCTCTGTGGGTGTGAATCACTATGAcctctccctcagcctgcccGTTGGCCTGATCAGAATGCTTGTCATCTCTTTCCTTGCTCACAAGAGCAGGAATGGCATCTGGGGTAACCTCCTCTATCTAACAGctcttctttctgtctgtgtTCGACTGAGGtcacttgttctctctccctgggtTTTGGATAGTTCCTCCTCCTGTGTCTTTGTGAGCTTGGAGGGAGATATCCTGTTCTGGCTACCTCTTTAGGGGTGTGCACTTTAAATCTCTTTCGGTTTGTTGTGGGGTTCGGTTGTTTTGGGGAGTGTCTGAAGTTCGATCTTTAGCAATGAGTGTGGGggctgtccccctccctcctaaAGAGTAATGACTGTGATGATGAAAAAGTAGGAGGAGCCACCGAGACATGTGATGAGGGCAAGGAAGATCACTCTGCAAGGACAGGATaggacacatcacaacactgctgCACATTCATATTCAAACCCACTATAGACTATGCATGCACTCATTGGCGCacgtccccccacacacacacaatgaacttACCTGTACATATCAGAATCATACACTCAACGGCCACCTCTTCCACAACATTTCTTGATCCCCCACCTAAAACATGTTGAGTCAATACCAGATGCTGGAAAGGTGCTGGAATGCAGGTGCAGAAGGGTCTAGTATGTAATGATGTGATACCATGCGTACCCCATatcctgtgtttgtgttgatgtttttgtattgaacctttatttaaacagggagtCACATTGAGATTAAACATCTATTTTACAAGAGTGTCATATTGTCATATTGTCATATTGAACTACCAGAGAGAAACTTCTCTACATAGGAATTGTATAACATTTTTTCCATACATCAAAAATAATACTTTGCCAATCAGATAAGGCACCAAGAAGGCCCAAGTTAATAGTTGAAAGTAACTTATGTCAGTGCGAATGAGTAACATTGAGTGTATatgtaacagggttatattggtgattccgcttgccactttattgttaagccaatgggtttttggtttgagtttgtcttgccttcacctactcaacatggcatcttattggctggtttgcgtaTCTTGCTTACGAGGGGGATGTTCCAGTTAGAatcgtcccagtgaacaagcatCAAACCAGTGGTAAGTTGTTGGTTGCCAAGCACTGTACAtcaaaagtgatttttatactctcaagtgatgatttaaatgtacaatttatatcaaattgtttgtaaatgttattcgaacatcacacataagatgcagcggtttttggagaatatttgttgtgcattttgttgtaaaGAATTCCCGCCAgtactagctagcaatttactgtgtctggtgggggggttcatatattttgtacagtgcgagagtgcagagttggatggtgagacgtgcattgcatgacgtgcaattttgtgtcgTTCCTATCAGAATAAATCTACATGACTGGTGCTACATGTTGGAGTTCCGTGTCGATGACTGATTGTACACAACGCAAGATGAGTACTGTTAcatataaaacattaagaacacctgctctttccatgacgaccaggtgaatccagatgaaagctataatcccttataGACGTCACTAGTTAAGTCAGTGTAGATCGAGATAGTTAAAAAGAAAAATACTGTAAggcttgagacaattgaaacatggattgtgtatgtgtgccattcagagggtgaataagaAAGATAAAATATTTATGTGCATTTCAACagggcatggtagtaggtgccaggggcaccaatttgtgtcaagaactgcatcgCTGCTGATTTTTTTATGCTCAGTAGTTTCCAGTTTGTATTAAGAATGTCCACCACTCAAAAGAcacagacaacttgacacaactgtgagaagcattggagtcaacatgggccagcatccctgtgaatgttttgtacactcaggacATTATTAATAATACAGTGTTTGTTCCGTATCCTGTAAAGCTGGAGCAGACTGCAAGGCAGGGGGAGGTGTAGGTGATGCCGTTGTCTGAGCACACAGGGTCCCACTCCCAATCCAAGCAGGGGCAGTCTCGTTAAATTCCAGGGATCCTGGAGGACAGAGAAAATGGCTGGCAATAATGTTTAAATGATTGTTGATGAACTATCATTGACATAGGCACAGTGACAAAACAGCCAGGAATCCTGGCTCTTTAACAACCATACTGTATATTCCCACAAGAGGGAGCCAAGGCACAATCCCATGTGTGCTTTGGTCTAACTCTAACTCAACCTCTTCAGTAGACCTCCCAGGAATATCCCCACCGCACCCACAGGCAGGTTCAACACACCAGGAGAAGTTATAATCACATCTAGTGTTACCAGTGTGCTGGAGTTTCATTTCCACTCATGTTCAACAAACCTACAGGGAATGGGAGAGAACCAAAAAGTTGTATTTACTGTAATTCAACATCAATGCTGACAGGAGGGAACATTTCAGTTGGAGCATGTCCAGGTTTATATGGCTGTGTTTAGACAGCCCAATTCAGATCTTTTTTTGAGTAATTCAGGGATGCAAACTGATGAGGGCCCAAAAAGGTGAAACATTCAAAAATATCCACAATAGGGGGAAGGAAGGTTttaactaattaaacaacaaaGACTATGATCTACattatcagtctctatgtgtacAATACAACGTGGTTAATGTGAACCTCTCACTGCTAAATAATGTGTAGAAatcaatccaatgttatttgttgccaAGACTTTACTGCATAAGACACTCAAGTCTTGACGCCTCATTTTCACCCaattctctcattctgaaaattaaccacaacgttactgtagagggaaaacattagTTCATAGATAGTTAGTTcgttaacatttcacacagattgccACGGTCCAGTAAGCAACTACGTTAACAATATAACTTGGGGACGGCAAGAAGTCGtataccagttaatactataGCGAGTTGGTTCGTTTACTAACGTTAGCTTATCCGGTGTTGTAACGTTCCTGTTAGCTAGTTGTCTGACTTCATTACCCAGCTAATTCTCACACCATAAACTCAATAATTTAATCAGCTAAATTGGATAgtgttgctcaacatttctctggctagctaACGCGGAGAATTCGATCCAGCAAGCAAGATACTTGGTGCTGAAATACTTGgatatttcagcaccatggacaacaGCGAAATGGGCAAAGCGAGATCTGTCATTCAGCACCACATGACAGTAGACAGCGGCCATCTCATGTGAAGTTGGCACTGGGGAAATCCCATCTAATGAGAAACGAGGCCAAGGAGGCAAAAAGACTGAATGAAAAGACTCCCACAGGAATTCTATGCTAAACTTTTTCTGCCACATTCATTTCAAATGTTACATCTTTCGATTTGTAAATAATAgggaatacatttgcaaataattTAAACTGATTTATCAAACTACACTGTACAGCTTTAGTGTGTCTGTGCATCATACGTACAACTGAAAGCAATTCCGTTCTCAAATGTCTGTTTAATGTGAGAAACAAAATGAAAAACAACTGTTAGACTATTACAATGCGGACTGTCATGCATTTTTATATTACCAACAAGACAACGAAGTGATGGTCTATACGCGCCATGGAGACATTTATAGTATACTTCACCCACCCAGCAAAAGTTCCCACGCTGAGCAATACTTTTTCACTAAACTATTATGCATATAATCCAAGTCATACGTTTAGTGTCATTCCTACTCTTATTTTAACCAATTAGCGTTGCAATTGTACCTTATCTCAATTCAGAGCTCGGAAATATTGGCAAAACGTGCTTGAGGACTGACACAACAGGATAAGACAACAACCACATTTTCAATTGACAATCATTGCTTTAAATAGTTACGGTTAATATATTTGTATAGGCATTGGTAAACAATTAATTTCACTTGTAAACCAAGGTTGGATTAGTAGGTCTAAGCAACATGCAGCTGGATACTCGCGTCATGAATCGACATAGTTTCCAATCCTCACATTATGACAAAATAAAGAGCTTAATCTTCACGACATAAAGACATAGAAGCATACCCATTTATAAAGGTTCTACACATTCCATTTCTCCATAGCAATAGAGTGTAAACATTCTATGTTGTGGCAAACATTGCCTACAACTCAATTCTAAGTGCATTATATTGGACGACTCCACAGTAATTGATCATTCGCGACTTTAACTTATTCCTGTTATCTCTAGAGCATCTCGTATATCTGTAGCGCTGCGTTTCTACCCCATCTTACCATGGATAGGGTTTGGTGCATTCCGGAGTTCACTTATGGTCCCACAAAGGTAATCTTTGGAGATATTCATTTTAGCAGACTGTAAATACCTGTGCACAATGTGCATAACAAAGCACCATTATTGTCATTCTCTTCAAAGGTATTCTGCAGAAGCAGCCTTTATTTTCAGACTCTGCAAGCCTGCTGGCAGGAAACATATTACAATAAACAGGTAAGATTCATCCCCCAAAAAACATAAACAACAGAAAGAGAGTTGTATTTCAAGACAGTTTAGAGAAGATGGTCATAAGAGTTCTTAATAACACTCGCAAATTGTGATGCATGAACAGTTGTGAAATGTTGTGAGAGGCCCTTCAGAATGCACATGATATGGTATTTCGTGGCACTGTCTCACACCTTACCTCATCTTGCAGAAGAAGCTCATGGTCCACTATCTGCTGCTCCAGAGTCAAGGCCAGGTCCCGCACCATGTCACCACGGAGCACATGAGCGACTGGCTGGTGTCTCAGGGCAAAACATCCCTTAGGGAGAGGTGAGTACCACGTCATCACTCACCTTCACTGCCATTCCCTGCCACCAGCAGCACTCCAAGAGGTGTGGGTAAAATAAACAACAGAAAAATCAGAAGCCAGGAAAGTTGAATTGCTCTGTGTTTTATTTGAAGGGTGTGGAAGGAAACCCTGGAGGAGGGGAATGACCTCGCTCGGCTGGTAAGACGATGAGAGTTAGACACATACTACAAGTCAGTGAGCTCTTTACTAGCCTTTCAACAACTAGTTAGTACAGCAGAATCGATATGTTGTGAAATTTCACTAATCGGACTTCCTGTTTCCTACGGCAGACCTGGGAAGTCAATACTTGCCTAAAAATGATAGACATAGAGCACGAGGCTGTCTGTAAGCTCCGCCGCTCCTTGCACTCCACCTCGCCAGCTGACATGTGAGTTCCATGTACTGTCCTGCATAGACTTGATCCATTTATCTTCACATCTGTAACTATGCAGAAACAGACTAAGACAGTGTTTTCTGTGAGCACATTTCACATCGTTTCGCTTTGTCTTCTCCTTTTTGTTGATTTCAGCGACCCAAGGTCCACAGCATTGTGGAAAGAGCTGTAAGGAGCATTATGGGCGAGCTGTCCAATGAGCCCCGTAGCAACCTGCTCAGCCCATCCcaggtggttgtggaggtggtgcCCAGGCTCCTCCTGGCCCTGTGGCTTCAGCCAGAGGAAGGCCATTCAGGGCACCCAATCCTAATAAGCGGGATGGCCGTGGGCATGGTGGCAGCCGTAGTGGAGAAGCTCTCCAGCATGTTAAAGGCCCCTTCTCCTCAAATCCCTTTCTCCCGCGCTGCGGCTTTTGAATCTGTGCTGTCAATCCTCGGGAGAATCAGTCAGTCCTTCTCCACGGATGACCTCCAGAGCCCATTTTATGTGAGATCTGTCTGTGCCTTTGTGGCTGACGAGGTACAGAGCTGCTTCCAGCCCCCTGCAGCCACCTTACCAGTCCTCCCTGTCGTCGCCGCAGCCATCTCCACCGCACctccagacatttacatttacatttaagtcatttagcagacgctcttatccagagcgacttacatccgAGCAGGTGAGTAGCAATGATAGAGAGCACTCTGACATATGCCTGTTGTGATGACATCTCGGTGACTTGTAGTAGTAGAGCTCATCAGGATTGTTGTTGTCACTCCTAACACAGAGGCAGACCCGGCTTCTTCCCACATGGAGGTTGTGGACATCACGGCTAACATAGAGGCAGACCAGGCGTCTTCCCACTTGGAGGTTGTGGACATCACCGCTAACATAGAGGCAGACTCTGCTTCTTCCCACCTGGAGGTTGTGGACATCACCGCTAACATAGAGGCAGACCCTGCTTCTTCCCACCTGGAGGTTGTGGACATCACCGCAAACATAGAGGCAGACTCTGCTTCTTCCCACCTTGAGGTTGTGGACATCACCCataacacacaggcagacacggCATCTTCCCACCTGGAGGTTGTGGACATAACATGTAAGACAGAGGCAGACCCGGCCTGTTCCCACCTGGAAGTTGCGGACATCGGCCCTaaaacagaggcagacagagcttGTTCCCACTTGGAGGTTGTGGAAATCTCCagcaccctactctggtggtcccagcgcgcacgacccacgtggagttccaggtctccggtagcctctggaactgccaatctgcggtcaacaaggcagagttcatctcagcctatgcctccctccagtccctcgacttcttggcactgacggaaacatggatcaccacagacaacactgctactcctactgctctctcttcgtccgcccacgtgttctcgcacaccccgagagcgtctggtcagcggggtggtggcaccgggatcctcatctctcccaagtggtcattctctctttctccccttacccatctgtctatcgcctcctttgaattccatgctgtcacagttactggccctttcaagcttaacatccttatcatttatcgccctccaggttccctcggagagttcatcaatgagcttgatgccttgataagctcctttcctgaggacggctcacctctcacagttctgggcgactttaacctccccacgtctacctttgactctttcctctctgcctccttctttccactcctctcctcttttgac is from Oncorhynchus gorbuscha isolate QuinsamMale2020 ecotype Even-year linkage group LG14, OgorEven_v1.0, whole genome shotgun sequence and encodes:
- the LOC123994708 gene encoding serine-rich adhesin for platelets-like, encoding MGELSNEPRSNLLSPSQVVVEVVPRLLLALWLQPEEGHSGHPILISGMAVGMVAAVVEKLSSMLKAPSPQIPFSRAAAFESVLSILGRISQSFSTDDLQSPFYVRSVCAFVADEVQSCFQPPAATLPVLPVVAAAISTAPPDIRAEADPASSHMEVVDITANIEADQASSHLEVVDITANIEADSASSHLEVVDITANIEADPASSHLEVVDITANIEADSASSHLEVVDITHNTQADTASSHLEVVDITCKTEADPACSHLEVADIGPKTEADRACSHLEVVEITPKTEADPANSHLEVQDITPETQQDPASSHLEVANITRNKEANPSFFHLNVVDITPKREAGPISSLLEVVDVTPEERTLKMAVFATLPTDIQAEDVAVIIPDVTPHVTKDVTLDVPCKAACKGKVRQFFFRLWRAVCCCTCHKEEEEQY